The Engraulis encrasicolus isolate BLACKSEA-1 unplaced genomic scaffold, IST_EnEncr_1.0 scaffold_1537_np1212, whole genome shotgun sequence genome segment ATGGCATCCCTGGGAAATTTCATCACCTTATCTGTGGCACaaggaatgcaaaaaaaatactatacatacatatatacataataaAAATATGACATCAGAATCATGTACAGAAACCAGAAGTGttcataacattcacaaaatTTGCCCGCGTAGTCATTTTAATGGGCCCgcgtgatcatttaaaatgtctattacagtttatattttggcccactgtgaatttgagtttgacacctctgccctaatgtaatgtacttagttATAATTTTGTGCTGCATGTTATAATTGTTGCACTTAGAATTCGGGAAGAAAAATGCACTAACTCACCTTGGCCTGAGTACATTGAGCGCATTTTAGGCTATTGACGATGTCCTTGTTTGTAATTCACTTTAGATGAAAGTGTCTCCTTAATGTACGTAATGCACATTTTCATGGGGGATTGCTGGGGTTTAGAATAGCTGTGTATACAGATGTGTGCATGGACGAGAAGCTAAATGGGGTTCTTTAGAAAGTTGAATGTACTATGTTGAATGTGTAATGTACAGCTGTGCCATACTACGAATATTTTCATCAACACAGCAAATTTCAATCATGCTTGTCATTCCATTAATAATGCTTTAACAATtaaaattatgtaggcctatattttcaatAACAATACAGTATTACAATGGTTTCTGACTGCCTTCCCATTCTGTAAAAAACATTTTTGATTCAAACAAAAACCTCTCCATGCTAACAGAAGACACTTATACCACCAATTCTGGCCTGTCAATGGCTATCAGTCTGACAGCCTGTGACAGCTTGTATGGTAGGGTTTTTGGGAGGGTTTAGCATGATGTCATGTAGAGGGAGGACTTTGCAGGGGGGAGTCGgtaggagtacagaaaccacAGAAACACGTAATTTCATCATTACACAATTTTCCGCAAGCTTTCCACAACTCGATATTGCTCAAGATTGTACCAACCTGTGACTGTGACCTGAAAggacttggtggtggtggtgccctccacaggtgaggaggccgtgcagctGTAGAGGCCCTCGTGGAGCTCCCGTTTAAGCGTTGTCGCGCTGAGGCGAGCCGTGACACCGTCATCTGTGGCAACGTAGCGCCCCACTGACAGGTCAAGTGCCTGGCCATCACGGTGCCACACCATGGTTACAGGGGGGTTTGCGCGAGAGTCACAAGACAGGGTCATgtcactctcctcctccaggaaGAGCTCGTCTGTGCCAGACAGCTCAGGGGCATCTGGGTGAGAAGGGAAAGGTTAAGAGTACAGTAAAACTTGGTTTAGACGCGTCCTGCAACTTCAGCCTACGTACACAAATAGCAACCACGCCCCCTCTGCAGAGCTGAAATTACTCCTTGCAGCGCTGAATGTATGGTTCTCCCGGGCTGTATTGTCTGTAATCTGCCGCCACCCCCTGCTGACAGTGCGTCTCCTGCAGTTGCAGGAGGAGTCTAAATCAGgcttaagggcctccgcacatcggcgcCGACAAAGGATTGATTCAGTAGTTGTAAagaaaaatctggtcattattgTTAACTAGATtgtattctcacagaaaatgctggaagcgggcttgccttttggggcagagatgagcagttttatttttgatatctctatccctaaattaaaaacaaactgctattgagaaaacaaagccaaacgaaatgttggaaaaatccatccacccagtcagaagttatgtgccaaacaattcagccatcttggattcagccatcttgaaagtgttgtagctcggcgttttggggatataccaaatgacatacatggtattttaagttggctaaggaacactgcatatgatataattttgaaaatcaacatgggtccgagtgggattcgaactcacaacctccatatctctaatccagcgcctttgccattgatactaaatgacatacatggtattttaagttggctaaggagcactgcatataatataattttgaaaatcaacattggtCCGAGTGgaattcgaactcacaacctccatatctctaatccagcacctttgtcattgatactaaattacatacatggtatttgaagttggctaaggaacactgaatatgatataattttggaaatcaacatgggtccgagtgggattcaaactcccaacctccatatctctaaccgcgcgaatagaccaggcacgatgcgattgaagcgacagagcgatacgcgcaaTTGAAGCGACTTACAGATCTGCGCCGTTTACTAAAGCAAGGCAGGGAAGGCGAAACTTCATTCTTTCCCATTGGCGCTGTTGGTTCACTGACCTTCTATAACAGTCATTGGCTTGTTGGGCGGCTTGTCGAAGCGCGAACCCGCTGTCATAGAAATGTTTGGAAGAgcgatttcaacttcaaactgtctgCGCTCTCCGGTCACGCAAATCGCTCTAATCTTCCAGAATCGACCTTTTGTCGCGCGAACCTCAAATGCAAATACGTCAATTTATTTTCCGTCGCTCTCGCTCGCGTGCTACCTCGCTTCTGTGTCGCCGGGTTTAGtgtctatttgtgcggtaatcCAGCATCTCTCACCATTGGGCGCACAGGCAGGCTGCCTGCCAAATAGCATTCCAGCtaagacaatatcagattgcattgaagagctgaacaatagacttctagaactctGTAGTGCAGCTGTCTCGTATAAGAAGTACGAATGTTGAGAAGAAAGTGAACACGTTGATGAACTgtgaaccctttattggcagcacctgagGGCGTTGTAAATGGTCTGTTACTAGCAGTTAGCTATGGACTGCTCTAAAGCCGATATCGCAACAGGATAAAATATtaacctatggacccctggtaattcgcgaatgtacccacaacccccccccaaagACCTCCATGATTTCTCCGCGGGGCCGCATGTCGGACGGGATTAATATACACGTTCTGTTCATATTTATCAATCCCTACAGACCATTTTACCCGGGGGTACAGACGGTAGCGTGCTCTATGTTGAAATCTACCCCCAGtacgtctgtgtttcgccaaaATACAGTAGGTCAATTCACGGCGGGACATCCTATTACCGTCACAAAATCGCGGACCTCGGGCACATTCGCACAAGGACTAAGAACTCCAGACTATCTTCTCCGCTAATTTATTCCGCAATTAGCAGGGGCCGTGGGTCCCAACTAGGTATATAAAAGTCGCCGTCCGAAATCACGGTCCTTAAGGACGAAGACTGCAGAATCAGTAACAGTTTTTCTAGGTCTTTTTTAGATTATCGTtgctaaaaaaactaaaaagaattgggcTCATGTCCTTGTGCACGAGATTGAAGTCATTGAATGTGATCATCGACTCTAACAGTGCTTTGAATGAAGTCGTTATAATAAGGTTTAATAGCGGTTTAAGAGTTCACAACATCGGAACTTCAGCACTGGGCACTCCTCAAGAGTCAAATGGGTATCAAGCCATGGGGAAACACGCCAATGGTGGCCCTCAGCCCTGGGGCCCGTGTGTCCTTGTTTACACACCTGCTCAtttaaaaaagggcaaaaatgggaGTTGGGGAACAATGACAAGCTTTCCACAATTTTGGAGAATTGGAGACATCGCTAGCACCTAAAAAAAACACTAACAAGCCGCTAACACCAACGTCGTCAACCTAAATCTATCTaggtgaaaaaaaaaagtgttaatgATTTTTATGAACGAAAAGCCTCCTACCACTCTGATCTGtatagagtggcggaaccttggttcatgcaGGTTCTATACCTAactattgttttcaatggggacccaaactggTGCACAAAATACcaccaaaaacgggaaaacgtcAAGAGACCAACGGACACGCTATATGCAGTacaatgatctccaagccgaggcCGGGTATCCGTTTTAGGTGTTTGAACGGTGTCCTCTATCTCGAAAGCGCCCTAGGAGAGAACATCACCATTTTCCCTATTTGGTTTTTTTAAACGTCTTGTGGCCCGTGCACAAGAAAGCACAAAGCACGCACACCATACTTagaagattactagaatcgggccttgctccgcAAACCTGctcgtaataataataactgtacttAGAGACTTACTAGAAATCGGGCCTTGCTCTCGCAAGCCCGCCTCTAATTAAACTGTCTTGTCTCACTTGAGGGCAGCACTGGAGTGGAAAAGGCGGGGCCCACATGTGGGCCCCCCCGAGGGCTTCCAGCCTGGCCCATTCCTCTGCAGTACAAGTAATATTAACTGATTTTCCCATTAAGGTCAAGAACAGGTCACTCACAGGTCACTTCCAGCTGGCACTGAGCCATTATTAACGGACGGCTGCTTGTTTTTTCAGCTGACACAAAAAGATTGGCGCTCGCTTCATCCTCTCTCGGACACCGGATACACACCACAGCCGGCTCTGCATGCAAACCGGGTTCCCCCTCGGGAAAAGGCGACACCAGCAGCCCGTGTTGCGGAACCACTGCAGCTTTGCCTCCTCCTCAACCAGCATGCAGCACGGAGGAGCAAGGGAGCGGGACTACTGGTCGTGTGCTTCAACCTTGGTCTGCACAAAGCCCCCGTCGCCCACCAGCGCTTTGTTGGAAGCCGACTCCACGGTCACAGCTGCTGACACACGAAAAAGCAACTAATACTTAAAATATaaacacaacactacaaaacaAACAATTATGTTCCCAATATGATCTACGTTTCCTATAAATCAATGCACGCCGCTACCCTCCAGTGGCAACGCTGTAACCAGACGTTGCGAAACACAGTTACGCAGAATTACCATCGGTACATAAAATACTATATGACATATAGGGCCCTTGTATGTAATTGCAAACCCTACGAGCTTGGTCATAGCCTCTCCCACTTCCTGCTAACAGGCAAATTGATAACAGCGATATATTTTACACCGCCACACTGGACTACTGTTCTTTGATTCtactcttcatcttcttctggACTGCGAACATTGTGTCTTCGGCCCAGTATGTCTATCAGGTTTTGCTCTGTGTCGCGAACAACGTATTGATTCTCCCGCTCCTGCCCGTTCAAAGAAAATTAAGAGAAAAAAGAACCAGCATCCCAGTGTGCTTTAATTAACCTTTTTCATATTGAATACGCGTTTTTCCCTGCGGATACACTCTAAACCAGCACATGGCCAACTGCAGGGTTGTGCTCGCACAAGGACTTTCCTATGTTACTTTGAACAATACAGTACAATctatgtaattttattacttGCTCAATAGTCCAGAACTATAAAGTGTGACTCAGCGTTGCCTTTCAACTaccaaaatacacacagacacaccaccatTCCACTCATCATCACATGGC includes the following:
- the LOC134442405 gene encoding transmembrane and immunoglobulin domain-containing protein 1-like → MTAGSRFDKPPNKPMTVIEDAPELSGTDELFLEEESDMTLSCDSRANPPVTMVWHRDGQALDLSVGRYVATDDGVTARLSATTLKRELHEGLYSCTASSPVEGTTTTKSFQVTVTDKVMKFPRDAMIAGIVVVVCTAMLALLSRWDRIFK